CGAAAGAATGCAGGCTGCTTCAACCATTGGATGGATTTTGAGGCACGTGCTATTATTGCCTGGATTGTTCAGTAACTCTGCAACTTCCCTCATTTTTACTGAGTTACATCTATTACAGGTCTTCTACACTCGAGTAACGACACGGTATTTGCCAATTAATTTAAGAATCAGGGCAATATGGATATCAATTTTAGTTCCTATAATATCAACTGCATGTGTCTTCACCACTCAAATGACTATGGATAATTTTGCTTTGTGGCAGGTATACAAAAATGCAGTATAATTTGGTATGTTcccaaataaaataaatacaacatCTTCAATTAAATCACTCGTATAATACTCAGGTTGTTCCCAATATCTATGTAACGACATTCATAAATATGCTGGGTGCTTACTGGTACATGCATTGCACTACCATCTCAACCTGTGCAAACATACTCGCTCAAGATTTTAAACATGTGAGTTTATTGCATTCATGTAACATCAGGTCTTTTCTGTATGTAGTCAATGTTTGCAAGTATAACGGATTCTCATATTTAAAAGAATGTGaagtcaatttattttatttttataggCGATTAGAAGCAATGTTGAAGCTATTACTGTTGCGGACTATCGAGCGCTGTGGCTTCATCTGAACAGAATAACGAGAGAAATAGGGATAGCGACTTGTTACTGTTTCACAGTTCTATGtatgtatctttttttctcctccacCCTATCCATATACGGTTTGTTCTCCCAGTTAAAAGATGGGCTCACGATCAAAGACCTTGGACTTACAATATCGGCTATATCCACTATCGCCCTGTTGCATGTGATTTGCGACCAAGCACATTCTGCATCACAGCATGTGAGTTTATCTATCACTTatcttttatcatttttatattatcgATCAATATCAGCATGTTTCAGTAATTTCATTCTCTCTAGGTGAGGgttcattttcaaaagaaattaTTGCTAGTCGAACTCTCCAATCTCAACGAAGACGCTCAAATCGAGGTACGTCTATTTTACGAGATCAAAGTTCTTGGGAAATACTGAGAATACAATGAAGTTTCATTTTGTAGATAAACATGTTTCTACGAGCAACAGAGATGAATCCGTCCGATATTAGTCTGGGCGGTTTCTTTGATGTAAATCGTAACTTATTCAAATCAGTAAGTTGAATGATATTAAAACTTATAATGatgttgaattaaatttttacaaactttttaATAGCTCTTAGGTACTATGGTGACCTATCTTGTCGTCTTGCTACAGTTCCAAATCAGCCTGCCAGAGACCTCCACACTCAACAATGCGACGCTGGATTAGTAAAAAAGCAAGGATTTCTAGTGTCAATAGGCATTAGATACAATGAAAGTAGGAATAAGAGTTGAACATTGTATTAATTGAACAGTATAAGAATTGAAATTGACAACAGAGTGTATGTACCTAATTGGGCATTAAAATGAAACCTAATCCGTTGCTTACGACaatatatacacaaatttaGCGATCACTTCCATCGTTTAAACGTATTTAGAGtaacattgaataaattcatatgtataaattgtatGTACAACATGAAAAAAGTGTGGAAAAATCATACTGTCAGCACTGTGTAAAGTCATCGAATCTTAGAATAAGTAGAGTTTTTCActgttatattataaatatattaaatatgtatgtataatcgATATATCTATTagtgtatatgtgtatgtatatatatataatatgtattatatgtataagtatatcACAATGTGTAAAGTAGTTATTCAGACacgtgattgaaaattcagtatgtGTGATGCCTGCAAAGCGTGCACATCTTCACCTGGTCCTTATAACAGCTGCACCGTACCTCAGTTCACTTGCCACTGTAAGTATGGAAATGATACCTTATAAATCAGTAATTTCAAAATGATGAATATTCCTTCATTTCAACTAAGACTTACTTTGAGTCCAGTCTGTTGATCAACACTACCAGCTTCAGCCTGGCGTTTGGCCACTTCTGCAGCTCTCTGCTGCTGTCTCTTAACGGCGTCGACGTTGCCTATGCCTCGTGACTCATGTTCAACTATTCGCTTCTCGGCAGCCTCAACCTGCTGGCGACGGCGCACCTCCTTTAGATACAAATGACAGTTTTCATTAGAAACCCATATCtttgagtaaatttttacatGCTGAGAAGTGAAGTGAATCGCAGAAAGCCTAATGAAAAGTATAAATAACGTGcaagaaataatattttaccgGATCGGGTGTCAGATCTTCGTACGACGAAGATTGTTTACAGCAAGATGTGCAAATACCCATGACGAATTAGTTCGTGTATTAGGCGGAAAGCTGAACGATTTGGATTTAATCCGGAGCAAAGCCTTTCTGACAACCCTCTCCACTTGTTTAAACTATCGCCGTTTCAATTTATGAGTTTATTTTAACTACGCTGCCCGATTTTAAAGGAACAAAGGTACTCCGAATTCCATACGAAATATTCGTTGGATTTCGTTTTGATCTCTACGATTATCTTGGACGAACTGTCAGCTGGCCAGTCACACATGCACATGAATAATTCGACGTGAAATGAATGTGCATAAGTATCACTATGTAGTTGAGTAATATTGTGTAGTAGTCACGTGATGACACGATTTACGTGCGTCTGCGCGCTTTTAGTCAAACTAAAGACTTAATTGAATTGACTAAAATTATCGTCACAGGATTTTAAGCGATTGAGTTTTAAATAATGGTTCGCGAATTTCAGTGATGCGATTTGCTAGATGTAGAAATTTAAGcgcaaataaaattatgtacaGCTTGACTAATAGGtcagccatttttttttcttaggaACGGTTCCACTGGGTTCTTCAACCAACTCTCACGTCGCACGGTGAACCGCAGTGCAGACAAGATGCTGTCGAGGTTGGCTCTCCGTAATGGTAAATGACATTTAGGTTAAATTTACTTATTGATGCCCGAAAAGATGGTCTTGATATTCAAACGAACTCAATAACCGAATTTGTCTCGTAACTATCTGTCCCTGTGTAGAAATTTTCGCGGTCCTACGTTTGCTTTTACATATTCTGCGGTCATTTTTCTGTTATTATGTAATGAGATGTATCTTGCCCAGTTTTCGTAAATCACTCACGATTTCTGAAACGTACTACGACACGGATATCTGATTGATGtcggaaaataattcatctagAGGAccactttgatttttcttcctctgCGCTATCGCTAACCTCTACACATATTTTATTATGACCCGATATATATTACCGCATCTCAAGAAAAATAACCAATGGTATCATTCGCTTAGACGAAATATAAacatatttcaattaatattttttacaattatagCTCAAGCTTTGCCCGCCATTGCTCATGGCGCGCAGGCTCTATCTTCATCTTCCGAAGCCAGCAATCGTCCGGTCAGAGCAGAGTTCGGCGGAAAGGTTCGCCTAGGATTTATTCCTGATGAATGGTTCACCTACTTTTATCCCAAGACCGGTGTTACGGGTGAGtgca
This region of Neodiprion virginianus isolate iyNeoVirg1 chromosome 7, iyNeoVirg1.1, whole genome shotgun sequence genomic DNA includes:
- the LOC124308520 gene encoding gustatory and odorant receptor 24; protein product: MSAFRPARVVPGFGMNGLIHLTGNRQGMAFMNNFGHMEKSVAPSSRIVVDAFEKKTTELQDIVYENMKAVVMVVRIMGALPIMRPHIGVTKFKFASNTMIYSVLVYVAMTAYVVYVIWNRIKIVQAVQGRFEEAVIAYLFIVFLVPNFLVPVFWYETRKNAGCFNHWMDFEVFYTRVTTRYLPINLRIRAIWISILVPIISTACVFTTQMTMDNFALWQVVPNIYVTTFINMLGAYWYMHCTTISTCANILAQDFKHAIRSNVEAITVADYRALWLHLNRITREIGIATCYCFTVLCMYLFFSSTLSIYGLFSQLKDGLTIKDLGLTISAISTIALLHVICDQAHSASQHVRVHFQKKLLLVELSNLNEDAQIEINMFLRATEMNPSDISLGGFFDVNRNLFKSLLGTMVTYLVVLLQFQISLPETSTLNNATLD
- the LOC124308519 gene encoding small VCP/p97-interacting protein — its product is MGICTSCCKQSSSYEDLTPDPEVRRRQQVEAAEKRIVEHESRGIGNVDAVKRQQQRAAEVAKRQAEAGSVDQQTGLKWQVN